The window ATAATCTGGCAAAGGGATATTGTAAAAGCTATCGACACTGTCAATATAAATCGTTTATATAAGGCTTGGAGAAGATTTGTTTCTTTCAAGTAGTGCATTTTGTTGTATAATACATTATACTCTGCCCAATTCAAAATTCTCTATATTTTAACTCAATTTGGATGGTGCCCATGCTCTACAGTTTCGCAGTTAAATGTATCACGTTTCATGGTTTGTGTTATTATTCCcaataaatgttatattttatcCGCCAAGAAAGGCAATAAATATGGTGGTTGATTCGGGCCATAATAGAAAAAAGTGTGGCATTAGAACACATTTTAATTTTCACGCCATATATTTCAATGtggtgaaaaatgattttcaagtcAATAtgacaaaaattaaaaacgcATATTTCTTCCCTACATGACCGTAATCAATCATCatgagtttatttttcaaaatttttattgGGGTATTTTGCCTGTGCTTTAAAAAATGTCTTAATTCATTTGGTATTTCATATGCTCATTGAATATAGATTATAAGCATCGAGTTTGGTGCTCAATATCCCATGATTTGGGATTGTGTTCAAGTTTGAATAAAGagttctaatttcaattttggtgtttgatttttatttggTTCATATGACGAATGTTGCTCAGGAGAGAGTTCAAGCAAATCTCGAATCCCCAGTTCAACATTTTAAGTATCCCCGAATGAAATTGGTCCCCATATCTACCCCCATGGTCATTCAATTTAGACGAATTCATGGTAAACCCCTAAAAAACCCCTTTTAATAAAAACACAACCAGGACCCCTTCTTGTGTGACTAGCCCCAACTGAAGCACTGAGCCGGAGACTCTTTCACCTGGACTCTGTtttacattgaaaattcattggTCTACTGCTTGCTGTACTTGATAGAATAGACTTCATCTATAGGACCAGTGTAGTCAAATATTGGTAtagattttcaggtttttccACGCCACACTGACAAACAGCAGggacagaaaatattttttatcggTTTGAATGGAAGCTCACTATAACCTACAACGTTTATATGACTACAATTTCTCATTTCATAGTAGTACCAGCTACCCACCTACCAACCTCCCTACCTGTACACCTACAtacctgcctgcctgcctgccttcctgtctgcctgcctgcctgcctgcctacctacctacctacctacctacctacctacccaCCTACATACCTCCGTATCGATAAGTTATAAGAATCTGATTGAAATACTTTCCTTTTTACAGACGatcacaaataaaaacgtGTTTATGGCTACACAAAGTCCATTGGCAGATACAATTACTGATTTCTGGCAAATGATCTTTGACTTTAACTGTGAACTTATTGTAATGATGCATCAAGAATATCCACAAGATCCGGTAAGGTGTATTCCTAGTCTAGCACTGCCTTGTGTTGGTCTGCTTAATAGGTATCTTTTTCCAGAATACATCTTCTGATTTCAGACATATGCAAACTATTGTCCTGCAGCTGGAAGCATCAAATTCGGTCCTTTTACGATCACTGTGGATGAGGTTTCATTGCCCTGTAAGACCATTGTTCGCCGGGATTTGATCCTCCAAAAACGGAATGTACGTTGAGTTTATTCGGTATCATCCATTCAAAGATAGGTGGCTGTTTTTTTTCGGAATTTCCTTCGACATTGCTATTTACTATGACCTGATCAGATCAATTGTATTTCTTTGATGTCGCAGGAATCGCGTCAGATTCGTCAGATCCAGTTTTTAGGATGGCCTGAGGATGCGTCAGTTCCTGACGTACAATATCTATTCGAGTTTGTGAAGTTAGTTACAAGAGAACACGTCACCAGTCCTATTGTTGTACATTGCATGTTCGTATCTTAGTAACATCAGTCAattattcaaaacaacatCACATATTCTAAAGATTATGCAAATTTTACAGGGACAGCGCAACTAGAACTGGACTATTTTGTGCGGCATTTGAACTGATCACCGAGACGCCATCTAACGAACAAATCGATATTTATCACTGTATACAAAAACTACGAATGACTCGACCTCAAttcattccaaatttggtaagAAATTAATCGATTTTCTTTGTATTTTCACGAGTAATgttattgatgtatttttcttgttttcgtGTTTATAGGAACAATACAAGTTTCTGCATGATCTGATGATATTCTATTTACAAGGATTCGACACTTATGCGAACCTTAGTTAGAATTATGACTGGAAATGCTGAAGAAAAGCAAACAATCAAAAAAGGGAATCTGAGAAACGGCACCTGAACTGCTACTTTACCCATGGCATTAACCGAGTAATGGCGCCACTAGCTGGAACATGAAGTAACGATTAACTTACTTAATCATATAATCATATACTTaatcttttcagattgttttattcaaaatattgctTGAACTCTTGGACATAAAGATTAACGTAGCTTACGTATTTAGCAACGTTAGGTCTACTCCAGAAACTGTCCGGTTTTATTGTGTTTATGTTTGCGATTACTTTTTTgttcatgaatatatattcagatataatttatatatctatttgaTTATGTATCTATAAAACTGAGTGTTATAATATGTTATAATTTCAAggtaaataaagattattatattagataattatcattagaaatagattataaagatgatttatgtatatatcacTGTAAATTAGATATTCTTAATTAATCTAAACACtcatgatttatttgtaaTCACCCCGTTCACGTCGTGTATTATCCACTTCCTTCCCTCACTGTTATCCACCTATCCACctactatatatatacactaatAAAAGTGAAAGCTCGTAATTTCTAGTATAAAATCAAGATAACTACTGACAGCAAGTTACCGTAGAATAATTCATAATGACAATGTAATTGTAGCGTGATTATCAATTCAGTCACTCTTAATTAATAATCTTTAATTAATCTAATTACACATAATTTACATCCGGTAAAGTTCCTAACTATACATATATTACACTAGTAGCTAAAACACGTAATTTCTAGTATAAAATCAGGTTAACTACTGACAGTAAGTTGTTACCCGTCGTCACGTTTATTGATTATACTCACAGTCCATACATGAATATAACTGATTATTTTACATTCACGATGAACTCGAATATTGTACATAATCTAGATTAAAATATGTAGATTTTTACAGATTTGCatttgatgtttatttttgcacttaatgtttttattttgtcttgttttagaaaagaagattCATTTCCGGAAATACATTCGGTGCTTTctgttttgttgttttgtttgttttgttctTGATTTGTTTTACAAAAGGAAAGTCTTTCATGAACTCATAGATATACTTTAGAAATAGTTAACCAAAAAGTCTTCTTTTTCTGAAGTTGAACAAAAGACACGATTAGGCATTTTTTAATATTCAACAATATGATTCATGTGATAAacattgttaacaatgaatTTAGTTTATTAGGAATGGAGTCTTCTTTTGTGGTTgcatcaacaaaaaataatcacGGCGATTATAAAGCATGTAATGACCTACAATTCTTGGGGTCAGTTGGTTGGAGTTAAtcagtggatagttaacatatcttttaccaacttttgagcattTGTGGCTCATTACATGCTTTAGAGTATTGTGGTGTTTTTTGTTGATTATTTATTGTCTGAATATCCAACAGGTCGAGTTATGACTATATTCTTATATCGTACTACGTGTATTTACAAAGATTTACAGCGcgttttacaaaataaaatatcacgAATCAAAAACTTGCGAATGTAAATAATTTCTAAACgacataaaaatcattcaaatggGTGTCTGTACTTGATAATGCAAGGTTTCTCATCTTGTTGACTGTAATAAGAGTAACGAACCGCACACTTTTAACGCGTCCAATGTTCATTTTcccattttaattttttccaaaattttctTCGTAATACAACATATCTATCAATTTGAAAAGTGGAAATTGTCGCAGAGTTTTTCAATGACACGTCTTCCTTTGAACGACGAAgttttgttttctgtttcaaACATATAATACGTAAATCGCAATTTACTTCCTGGTAGACCGGTAGACGACGTTTTCGCGGATTTCACAGATGCGACACATATATTCATTTAACACCGTGCACCTTTTATATTGTCAGTTATATAATACACTTCTGAATAGAaagacgtttttttttaaaactcATGTGACAGAACGTTCAAGTATTATACACAAGAAAGCAGTTTGCTTGTACACTGTAACATCGTTTTGCGGCGTTAAAATCTACTTTCTTAAGGTTTATTTTCGCTCtgctattgtttttatttgcgTAACGAAGGTCACGAATCTCCATCGCTAAAggtaagaaaaacaaattctattttttcttttcgttttttattatttttatacaattcacTATAGTTAGtctaatatagaatatttatactttgtttctcctaatcggctgAGGGTCACTTTcgtaaaatatgataagatttttaatcagttcatttctataactgtcggttctgttattgttagatcgatcatgatttaaaaaaaacaaacagtcatgtacagggtagatagatggtcaacttttaagctcagcagaaatgagagaaacaaggtatcaatttttgtagCCTAAATGCGAACCTTTATGGATAGATCTTTATTGAAAGGAGGGGTATAGACCTCAGACTCTAGTAAATTAACTATTGGGTTacgctcagcagaaatgagaaacaaggtatgaatttttttagcctagtTAGGctaatatagaatatttataCTTTCTTTCTTCTAATCGGCTGTGGGTCACTTtcgtaaaatatgataaaatttgtaatcagttcatttctataactgtcgggtctgttattgttagatTGATCGTGATTCCGTTTGGAAATTCAGTCAGTACAATGAATTCGGGtgcaaatgaaaatagatatcACTACTGACATAGATTTGCTTTCTAAGAAATGTTTGCTGTTTCCTTAATTTGAATAGACACTACAGACACGTGTTTATGGAAACAAATGCAAAGTTTTTAATGTGAATTAAAGTGAAAAATCACTTGTTACTTACACAGAACATTAATGGTAATACTCCCGGTAACCGTTCCTGCAGTATTCGAtactatacatgtataaaaacCTGAATCGGTTCTACTGATTCCTGTAAATCTGGGTCTATTATGAGACTGTCCTGATAGATTGACACCAGTCCATTTATACGTCAGTCCTGTAGGTCAAGACGGTGAACCGTCACATGTAATTGTTAACGGTAAATTCTCCTGTACTGTGACGATGTTGTCGATGGAGGTGATTGGTTGAGATGTTAGAACCGGtccactagggggcgctgcAAACATACAGAAAAAAGAGAGAAGGGATGGTACGTTTTCTAATACGCTTAAATACTAGATTcgtttattgatttttgatttttaatcaaCCATTTACTTGAAAACGAATCATTCTGATACAATGGATGGATGTACTGTGAGGAGTGGCACGTTTCACCATCTTGATAGATAACACTTCAAAGCATACAAGATTGATTCGTGAAATCTTCGAACTCACGTTGATTGAAAAGTAGCTCAGATGAGGGGGTGAATACAATCTTACAAGCTTTTTTTCTTAATCAGTGATTACGATAAGAGAAATggaatacagtcaacccccgatatactgcGCTCACATCGGTGCtgaacgattttggcggtatagagagtacggcggtatatcgggggtgttttgcTATGTTTTTGTTTAGAGATGTACAAAactggcggtaggcggggtGGGCTgtatatgggagggcggtatatcgggggttgactgtagttCATTCATCTATTTGTACGTCATTCTCACCTAATACAGTTATAACTGTTCCACTATGTCGGAAAGAGTTCATGTAGTTAACATGAATATCTTACAGAATCAGTCATCTGAACATTGGTGATACGTATACCATAACGTCcagctgtgacgtcacattgtcCGGATCAATATTCCACGGGGACAGTTCATCTTATCAAACGCAAACTGTTGCGAAGGCGTACTCATTGTTATTCTGAAACCGCAGAAATGTGTCCTGGGTGGCGAAACGTGACATTTTACGACAGTGGTTCCAACTAGTTTTACAACTGTTCGTGTTCCGACTGTTGTAATTAACGTATCTGCTGCGTCTATACAGTGCTGCTGCTGTCCtagaaaaaattaacaaaattacCAATTTACAAGTGGAAATTCGAAGATAGCCGTTTCCCATTTCCCAAACGATATTACGAAAAACTGTAGACAATTTCGTTTACCGTTTATTCCTGTGCACTGCGTCATTAGGACCAACACCAACATCATTGGCAAACACTTCTGTAATGAAGATAAACactgatttagaatatatcgCATGTACCGCTGTGAGTGGGCAAGACGTTTGATATTCTAGTCCGTTTTGTAAACGGTTAAACTGCGATCGAGATTTCGAGATTATGAGCATACAGAATTAAATCTGTAGCACGACCCGGCTTCGAGATTATATTAACTAAACGCACGTATCAGTATAGTGGTCTGCCACAGTCACTTAAACCAATGAAAACTGAATTCAGAGTCTGAATCGACCCACAAAATGTAGGTGCTAATCCTTACCTTCCTATACATATTGTATACGATTGCTTCTCATAGAACCTCACAAAGCTTTAATAGAAATAGTATACATACAAATATCATGGATGATAACAAAGTGATATCCAGGGGCTAATAGTGGTCAGTTAAGGATCGTTAACGGGGGAAAACGAACCCATTGGTCATATGTATTCATTATGATGAAATACTGTACCTTCGATTCTATGATAGCCTACCAGACAAGCTTTTCAGTAACTtcaacaattgaaaaaatcacGGTTCAACCGAATAAACCTTAATTTACACTGGCTAAAAATtcataccttgtttctcatttctgctgagcttaaccCAATAGTTAATTTACTAGAGTCTGAGGTCTATACCCCTCCTTTCAATAAAGATTTATccataaggctaaacaaaaatgataccttgtttcttcgcagcggccgggtcatttttgtaaaatatgataaaatttataaacagttcatttctatagcggccgggtctgttatggttaaattgatcaagatttaaaaaaaaagtaatgtatagggtagataggcagcagagcggagaaacaaggtatcaatttttttagcctaaaggTTCGCATATAGGCtacaaaaattgatacattgtttctttcatttttgctgagcttaaaagttgaccgtctatctaccctgtacatgattgttttttttttatctttaaatcacgatcaatctaacaataacagacccgtcagttatagaaatgaactgattacaaatgtTATCAAATTTTACGTAAGTGACCCTcagccgattaggagaaacaaagtaaaatattctatattacCCTAACTATAGTGAATTgtataaacataaaaaaaaaatgaaaacaaaagaaTAGAATGTGTTTTTCTTACCTTTAGCGATGGAGATACGCGACCTTCGTTACGCAGATAAAAACAATTGCAGAGCGAAAATAAACCTTAAGAAAGTAGATTTTAACGCCGCAAAACGATGTTACAATGTACAAGCAAACTGCTTTCATATGTATAATACTTGAATGTTCTGTCACATGAGTTTTAAAAAAACCTCTTTTTATTCAGGAGTGTATTATATAACTGACAATATAAATGGTGCACGGTGTTAAATTAATATATGTGTCGCATCTGTGAAATCTGCGAAAACGTCGTCTACCGGTCTACCAGGAAGTAATTTGCGATTTACGTATtatatgtttgaaaaaaaattaaaacttcgCCGTTCAAAGGAATACGTGTCTGAACGGCGATCAGTGAAAAACTCTGCGACAACTTCCACTTCCACAAAATGATAGGTATGTTTTATTACGAagaaaattttggaaaaaaattagaatGGGAAAATCAACATTGGAGGCGTCGAACGTGTGCGGTTCGTTACTCTTATTACAGTCAACAAGATGAGAAACCTACAGACACCcatttgaaatgatgaatgtctgaatgatttttatatcgtttagaaattattttcattcggaaGTTTTTGATCCGTGGtgctttattttgtaaaacgcgctcttaatatttttaaatacATGTAGTACGATAAAGGAATAGAATGTCTTAACTTGACAACAAAAAATCACCACAATATTCTAAAGCATGTAATCAGCCACAaatgctcaaaagttggtcaaagatatgttaactatccactgaATTACTCCAACCAAGTGACCCCCGGAATCGTATGTCATTACATGTTTCATAATCGCCGTGATTTTTTATTGATCCAACCACAAAAGAAGACTCCATTCCTAATAAACCAAAATCATTGTTAACAAGGTTTATCATATGACTCATAttgttgaaaattcaaaaatcgcTAAACGTGTCTTTTGTTCAACATCAGAAAAAGAAGACTTTTTGGTAAACTATTTCTAAAGTAAATCTATGAGTTCATGAAAGACTTTCCTTTTGTAAAACAAATCAAgaacaaaagaaaacaaaacaaaacaaaacaaaacagaaAGCACCGGATGTATTTCCGGAAATGAATCTTCTTTTGTAAAACAagacaaaaataaaaacattaagtgcaaaaataaacatcaaatGCAAATCTGTAAAAatctacatattttattctagATTATGTACAATATTCGAGTTCATTATGAAagtaaaataatcatttatatTCATGTAAACGAGTCCGACGCGATTCCtgtgaaatataacatatacTGTTTACAGTAACAATAAGGTCATAGTAAATAGCAATGTCGaaggaaatttagaaaaatgcaGCCATCTTTCTCTGAAAAGAAGCTATCGAAAAAGTCAACATACATTCTGTTTTTGGAGGATCAAATCCCGACGAACGATGGTCTTACAGAGCAATGAAACTTCCTCAACAGTGATCGTAAAAGGATCGAATTTAATACTTCCAACTGCAGGACAACAGCTAGCATATGtctgaaatcagaaaatgtattttaggAGACATCTAGATAAGGCAGGGCTGCACTTAAGAATAAGCCTTACCGGATCTTGTGGATATTCTTGATGCATCATTACAATAAGTTCACAGTTGTAGTCAAAGATCATTTGCTAGAAATCAGTAATAGTGTTTGCCAATGGACTTTGTGTGGCTATAAACACGTTGGCATCTGTGATCGTCTGTAAAAAGGTATGTCATTTTATTTGGTTTTCGCAAATTATATCGATCTATCTTTTTAATCTATAATTATCTATCAACTAAAACTGCCCGGATATTCTACGGATGGCtattatatcagaatcaaaatCATGTGCACAATTGAAGCATTAATGAACCCTTTATGTGAGAGTTCCAGTTGATACTGAGCCTCGGGGAGGATGTCTTTGTATCGAGACTTGTAAACATTGTTGAGTAGTTTGGCCACTGCTAGTGATTCCTCGTCCTGAATCGGAGTCGATGCCTTCAACACCTGTATTAATAGAAGCtcattgaaaaattgtttCCTGAAAACCAAGGAGAAACCATTTGGACCCAAGGAAACACGATTTggtcaatgattttattgctGCCATCCTTAGTTTGTGCCGGGATCGAACCATTCGTCTAATTTTGGCCGATCTTAATACCTACTAGAAATTGTTCCTCTTTTTTATCAGATACGTTTTTAGATACACGACGCGTTGCCTTTCTTTCCTCGTATGATTCTCTGAAACTTGTGGCCGGGTATGCCTCCGGTCCCAGTACCAGTTCCTCCAGTAGACTCTGGTGTACGAGAATGTACTGTTTCTAAAGTAGATAGTCAAACAACATGTTGGAGAAGTTTTGGATTTTGGAAGCGTGAAATGAGAGACAGTTACTACAGGTTTACCATATTTTGGATCATTCCTGGTCTTTGTTGTCGTAACCTCCTTAACGTGTCGAATACGATTACGAGTCCATCTTTCTTGGCTTCTTTCAAGAAGCTGCTCCGTTGCGATATAACAAACTGTCCTTCCAGCACCGGCACTGAGAATACAAAACAAGCCGTAACATCTCTAACCTTGTCCTTAACGGTAAAGATTTCGAAATAATTTACCTGCCTTAGAAATATTAGGCAGTAAAATTGTGACACACATAAACAGTGAGTGCGCGCAACAACAGCTGCGCGTGTGTTAACTGTACCcggataaatagatgctgtgaggcttgggtgagaacggttaatagcgtgtttgttatatacaggggaagtaatccccactcatcaccacaagtaatttgttttccttataaataggagatagaaaagcattcttagcaacaataaataacagaataaaaccagcaaaaaaacaatttgaaataaaaaagttagttgatgttacaaaagaaattgaacataaaatattgaaattagaaaagataaaaacttaatatggagagaaagtatcagctaatttaagctactgtaatgttagtacatcacgagaatttaaagtgtttttacccgataaatgggtttcattgagtacggaggaattgaaagatttagtaggatttaaaataatatatcatgggaaaaatgaagacggtcatcatgatttagaaattgttgattaaataaaaaataaaaataatgaatatctagaatccaaaatgaccttagtcgttttataaacaactacaatcatacagtacatctgttacatgttattataagagagtgcttcatttgaatattgatcattcaaacaggtgttgcacaacgttgttgttatattggATAGCTAGCAGTTATATAATAAGCACGCAGTACATAAAACACACACAGGCCAGTTAGCCGGCATTGAACCACCACGTTTTCATTGGTTGCTGAAAGCTTCAATGGTTGACAGGAAACACATTATATTAAAGGCGCCTAATGAATTTCCTATCAACACCCTTACCCCCGAAAGGAGGATCGAAAGTCGAAACTGAAGGAGAACCACGGAGGGTGGACAAAGGTGCATTTTCGAAATGCCCCTGCAAGCCAAGCCCGGCGGCACTCCAGTGGTTGAATGAATTGCCTtatatacttagctaaaacacctaagtaaatgttgttggtgctaaaaaaatatgtgaaatttgaaattataaattattccgaatgaaaagaatgtaagaatgaaaactgataaatgaattatggatttttaacttaattatgatataatttttaatcaaattagtaatcaattaccATGGTtattgattaacaaattcaaattcaaatattcattttagcatCACACCCCacccagtgctgccatctttcaatttaagaaaaaactaataataagaaacgactgtaatacaatattcaagtaaaaacaaaataaattaataaaaataatgaatatctagaatccgaaatgacttatctgggcaatttaattgctccacatagatagacaaaagtagtgagatattcaattattttttttgctttttttctaaaatattaatccatttttttattatcaattttggaatttcagaagtattttcatttttgatagcagttgtttcagaattattaatatcatgaattttatttgatttcttataccaattacacccaatcaaaatgaatacaattacaaatccaactgtaaaatatagacatttatcaaatattctattattagaaggagtagaaataacaatattttcaccatttttattacttattttttcttttacagcttttttatattcttgtgatttaattcctaattgccgagaccattcaatttgtttctgtgatctcggttttttcttcacagttaattccttcacttcttccacctcgctcatttattatagaaatatttttactttcaatatttgaaaatgttataactccagttgataataatgtcataaatccacctaattgaaatgataaatatccaatccatttatgtaattcagtcataactaaataatcattttttaaatcggaatataatctattttcatcttcaattggtagtatataattacataatttactataaccttttactacattttctgatatcgcgtcattaattctagctgttctcgcggcttcataaatcttaaataatcaaataatttcatctgatttcattgtatctaattcattataagttgaatttttaccgacaaaatttttacattttccagatgctattaatatttctaattgatgtttacaataaagataatattcataattattatttgttgtaacattatttaaagcaccatcatctggagttaattttgtttcagtTATTCCttaatcatctaaagttttttcaattggaacatcaccatttttagattttattttcttttcacctcccatttatataacaaaaaaattaattgtgtgatgttgcaactagaatttaactagaatgtaactagaattcaactagattaacaagctagttgaaatattgttttatttctagttaaatctagttgatttttgtttcaactactaacaactataattcaactagaatgtaactagaattaaactagattaacaagctagttaaaatattgttaaatctattgtttaggtattgatttttgttacaactaccaataactagaattcaactagattaacaaactaattgaatttaaataaattcatatttaaatgggtgttgtaatctaaatagtaattttgatcttttaatatttttcaacttatccatatattcattatgtaaatcatgtggaataatatcattttcctcaagtgcatttttcatcgattttctatctttattgtagaataaaactagaaatctaatgttttctctaaagtctttaacaattgaattatatttttgatttaaaacccaagttgttatcccaaaatgtctcccagagaaagctaaatagcataactcactttctctaacttttgaatcatgtagattagcacaatcatctataatgaataatgtatttgatcctttataaatatcaattgctattttaatacaattatctaaattttcttttactgttttaggatctaatataataaatttattattcctagtaatatttctatcataagtttgattaaattcatatgttggacaaaataatactatattatcaaaatagttttcataaacagtttctaataaatttaatataaaataagtttttccacaatttgttacaccagaaattaacatattatgaggctcaaatatgaataattccttattcaattatatatttttaattttacttgataatatccattcattgaatttatccggccatccaacccattttactaaagaatatttttttcttttaatagtttttgtttttaatactttttcaattttatattcttgttctagattttcagtagttaaacttaattcttcttcgtaaaagtagccatcaacttcttcaccatctaaatcttctagtttatagacatatggttttgttgttataaccttttttattttatatatttctctagtaaaattttgatcgtatcctttatcaaatatctttttatacttagaaattctaacattttgaccaactttaaatttaggttcaccaaaatca is drawn from Tubulanus polymorphus unplaced genomic scaffold, tnTubPoly1.2 scaffold_67, whole genome shotgun sequence and contains these coding sequences:
- the LOC141914659 gene encoding receptor-type tyrosine-protein phosphatase alpha-like, with amino-acid sequence MATQSPLADTITDFWQMIFDFNCELIVMMHQEYPQDPTYANYCPAAGSIKFGPFTITVDEVSLPCKTIVRRDLILQKRNESRQIRQIQFLGWPEDASVPDVQYLFEFVKLVTREHVTSPIVVHCMDSATRTGLFCAAFELITETPSNEQIDIYHCIQKLRMTRPQFIPNLEQYKFLHDLMIFYLQGFDTYANLS